A region of the Parafrankia discariae genome:
GTCAGTCGAACACGCTCCGCTGCCAGCCTTGACCACCGATCTGTCCTCTCGCAGGTCAGCGCACCCCCGGAAAAGGACAGAACGGATGGGACACGCTGAGCGGCGACCGTCCCAGTCGATCTGTCCAACCGCAGGTCAGCGGCACTGCCGGAGGACAGATCGACTGGGAACCGACACTCGTGAACCGGCGGGCGTTCTGTCGCCCTTGTTGAAAGGTGGACTATATCAACATTCACCCAATCAATGGTCAATTGTTTCATGTAACTACGAATCCGTCAAAAATCTCTATTGGTGGGCCTATAGATTGTGTAGAATCCGTCCCCGATATCTGGATCATCGGTAATATGGGGGATCAATGGCCATTCAATCCGAATTCATAAAAATTACGGTCAGTGAAAGAATCCTGTGGATCGGCCGTGAGGCCTATCCGTTGAACAACATTGCCCGGGTGCGAGCAGTCGACCTTGGGGCGAATCGGGGTAGTGTCATATCTAACTTTATTCGGTCGGTATTTCTATGGGGGGCCATTGGCGCAGTCATCGCTTCGCTGGCTTCCGCGGCGGGGCACGAATCGGTCGCGACGCTAGTTGGGTTCGGGGTACTCGCGTTTCTTTTCTATCGTTTCGTGCAGCTGCTGGACCTACTGGCGCGGCGATTCTCGATCCTTGAGGTGCAGACCAACGGGGGTGTTCGGGCAAGGATCGTGTCCAAGAATAGTACGGAAACTGGAAATCTCCTGAGTTCTGTCACTGGGGCGATCAGCAATCCGGCGGCCGAGTTCCAGTACACTATCGAAAACTTCCATGTGGGCGACCGGGTAATGCAGATCGGTGATGGCAATATCGGCAAGGTGGGGCAGCTGTGAGTGGAAGCTTCCACTTCGGCGACAGTATCCATCAGGTCGGCGACGGCAACATCGGTAAGATCGTCAATCCTGACGGAGCGGGACGATCACCCCACGCTGGCGATGCCTCCCCGTCGCGGTCAACTCGTGGAGACAGGGCTGACACAGAAGTCGAGACCGGTGAGGCTGGGTTGAGCCGGGCCGAGATCCAGATGCTCGCCACGGTGTTCGGCTCGGCCACGCCGGCCCGACAACTGCTCGTCGCGGCCGGAGTACCTGCTGAGCGAATTCCGCCGTCCGGTGACGATGCCGCGTCCTTCTGGACTACGGTCTCCGATCTGCTCCGCCACGGACTGCTCCATGGTGGAAGGCACCGCGTCCTCGCCTCCGCGGGCGATCTCTTTCCGGGGAATCCCGTCTTCGCGGCCGGCCGGCGCTGACAATTCCCACGGTCGGCGAAGCGTGTTGTCCTGTGACGACGAACTTTCCGTTCTGTCATTGAATCTTGCTCGCCTGGGGGTGGCGCTCGCCTTCAAGAACGACGTGCTGCGCGGCAGCCGCGGACCGCGCCTGGCTGCCGGCGTGTCGCGGTCGGCACCGACCTGCGCGAGGACTGGGTGGGCGCGCTCACCGCGGTGGGGTTTCTCCCGGCAGTGCCGACTGTGTGGGTTGCGGAGGGCCTGCTCGGCTACCTTCCCGCCGCCGCCGAAGAACACCTGCTGCGGCGGATCCACCAGCTGTCCGCCGTCGGTAGCCGCCTCGCGCTGGATCGGTTCGCGGCCCTGGACCGGCTGGCCTCCGACACCGCGACGCTGGAGCGGCTCAGCCGCCGGTCCGGTGTCGAGGCACGGTCACTGTTCAACACCGAGCCCCGTCCGCACCCGGCCCAGTGGCTGTACCCGAACGGCTGGACCGTCCGCGAGGACGACGACACCGAGATCGCCGGCCGCTACGACCGCGACCTGACGGACCCGTTCACCGGACAGACCACCCGGCCCTGGCTCGACACACGCTTCCTCACCGCCGAACTCAGCCGCCGGTGAAGGTGTTCCGTGGCGTCGACGCTGCGAGAGCAGAGCCGCGTGCCTTCCAGGACGAGCGGTTGAGTAGATCGTGCTGGTGATGGCGCCCCGAGAAGATCAAATACGGTTACTGAACGTGGTGCTGTTCCGGGTGGCGCGCAGTGCGTACTGCACTGGGACGGGCTGGCCGGTGATGATCAGCCGCCAGCGGCCGTCCTGCCCGCGCCTCATCTGGTCTGCGCGTCCTTCCGGGCCGTCGGAGTCGAGGTATTCGGTGAGTGCGTCGACGCGGAGTCCGGCGGCCGCCGCCGCGGTCACGATCTCGCCCAGGCCGTGGGGATACTGCACCGTCTTCGTCGTCGTCAGCTGGGTGGCGCTGCTCGCGTAGAAGCTGGCGGACTCCAGGCGGTGAGCGGCGCCGCCCTGGTAGGGGAAATCGAACCTGACGGGATCGACAATGTCGATCATCTGGGTGAGTGGGTGCCCATCCACCAGTACCAGGACGCCGCCGGGACGCAGCGCCGTGGCCGCCGCGGTCATCCACGCCGTCACGTCTGCGATCCAGGGCAGCACGCCGTAGGAGGCGAAGACGACGTCGAACGCGCCGGCCTACGACCGCGACGCGCGGCCAAGGGCGACGACCTGTTCTGGTGCGGCTACAAGATCCACCTCACCGAAACCTGCGACCCTCCCCCCGAACCCGAACCCGAACCCGAACCCGAACCCGAACCCGAACCCGAACCCGGGGCGTTGCCGTTACGGCTGATCACGGACGTTCTCACCACCCAGGCATCCGTCCCGGACGTGAAGGCCACCGGGCCGGTCCAGGCCACCCTCGCCGAGCGTGGCCTGACCCCCGCCGAGCACTACCTCGACGCCGGCTACTCCTCCACCGACCTGATCCACGACGCCGCCACCCGGGGCATCACCATGGTCACCCCCGCCCTGCTCGACCACTCACCCCAGGCCAGGGCCGGCACCGGCTACGACAAGGCCGCGTTCCGGATCGACTGGAAAGCCCGCCAGGCCCGCTGCCCGCAGGGCCACACCAGCACCGGCTGGTACCCCGTCCGCCAGCACGACCGTGACGCCATCGTCGTCCAGTTCGCCCGCACCGACTGCCACCCCTGCCCCACCCGCAAGGCATGCACCACCGCGGCACGCGGCGTCCGTTTCCTCAGCCTGCGCCCCCGAGAACTCCACGACACCCTCTGCCGCCGCCCGCACCGAACAGGCCACCGACACCTGGAAGACCCGGTACGCCCTACGCGCCGGGATCGAAGGCACCATCAACCAGGCCCTCGACGTCACCGGCCTACGCCACGCCCGCTACCGCGGCCTGCCCAAGACCCGCCTCCAACACGCCTTCGCTGCCACCGCGGTCAACGTCATCCGCCTCGACGCCCACGGGAACCCCGATCAACCAGCCTTCACACCCCGCGCCAGCAGGCTCACCCGCCTCAGCCAGCAGCGCACAACCCGAACCGCGAATTAAGCAGCAGAGTCCAGGGTCATTGCAAAGTCAGTGTTTGTGCTGGTCATGAGGGTGATTGCCTGGTCGGGGTGGCGGGCGTGGTGGCGTAGGGCTCGGGCGATGTTGGTGAAGCCGGCGAACCGGAGCAGGCTGATCACCAGGTTGCGGAGAGTGGCCATGACCTGGGGTCCACTGCCGGTACGAGCCTGGTGGAGATCTTCACCCAGGGTGACGTCGCGGACCCAGTGCAGCCGGTTCTCGATGGACAGTGGCCGCGGATCCAGGTGGCCAGCTCGGCCGGTAGAGCGTCGTGGGCGGGCAGGGTGCAGATCGCGTAGACGGTCTCACGTCGCCGGCGGCGCTTGCCCTTGTTCGTGGTGATCGGGCGGGAGGTGCGGGTGATCTGGATGGCCTGGGCGGCGTGGGGGAACCCGAGCCCGGCCGGGACGGTGACGGCTTTGAGGGTGCGTGTCTCGATCCGGCCGTGACCACGGCCGGTGGTGGTGTGCCCGACCGGGACGTCCTTCCACGGCAGCGTCCTCAACCGGGTGTGGACGGTGGGCTGGTTACGTTTCACGGTGACCAACAGGTGCGCTCCCCGGGCGTGGAGGTAGTCGGCGTGCGCGGTCTGCGAGTGCATCGCGTCGACGGTGATCAGGACGCCGGTCAGGTCGGGGATCTGGTCGAGAACCGTCGAGAACAAAGGGATCTCGTTGGTCTTCTCGTCGACGTCGACCTGTGCCAGGACCACGCCGCGGGCATGGTCGAGGACACCGGGCAGGTGCACGGGGTGGGCGCCGTGGCGGGTGGCGCGCATCGCCTTGCCGTCCACCGCGAGCACCCGGCGTCGGCGCCGTGGCGGCTGGTGCCCGGCGGTGTCGACGGCGTCCAGGCGGGCCCGGATCCAGGCTCCGATCGCGGCCTCCAACGCCGCCCGGTCCACCCGTACCAGCACCCGCCAGATCGTCACCGGGCCCGGGATCCGCCCGGTCAACCCCAGACCGGCGCGGGCATCCGCGGGCAGGTCGACGGCCCATTCCCCGATCGCCGCGAACGACCGGGCGCCACTGAGCATCGCGCACACCGCGATGGTCAGGATCGCGGCGAAGGAGTGACGCACTCCGCGCCGTCGACGGGGATCCGGTACCTGCGCGAGAGCTTCCAGCAACGCCATCTGGTCACCTTCGGTAACCAGATGTGGCTTGCCGATCCTGTCCGGAATCTGCGCGGCAAGCTCGTCGACCACGACGGCGAGGGGAGATGATGGCATCGGCGGGCACGGCCTTCCCTGGCGAACATGAAGCGTCGAGAACTCCATGATCGGCAGGGGGTCGTGCCTGCCGTGCATCCACTCCAGGCATGTCGCCGGTATCCGTCCAGGTCAGGCCATGCATCGGCCGACACCAAGAATGATCAACTTGGCCTATCGACTACGAAATGGCCCTGGGGTGGGGGGTCGGCCGACGAACCGCCCGGCGTGCGCGGCATCGGCCGTGTGCTGCTGTTCTGCCGATACCACAACGGCCAGGAACGGCCGGGCCGCCACGAGCGGACACCGCCGGCGCCTCGCCTGCGGCACGAATGGTGACGATAGCGCCTGCGGCCCGGGCACTGGTCCACCGTCGTCACCGGCACGAACGTCTGGGCGGCCTTCTCCCAAGGGCCTCGACAAAGCCGAGCTCGCTGGCCACCCGGTCGATCTCGCCGGCCTGCGGGCCGAATCGTCGGCTGCTGCGCGAGGACCTGCCGGACCACTGGGAGCGCATCGGCGCGCAGGCAGCACCGCCGGCAGAACCGGAAGCCAACGGCGCGGACATCGTGCTGACCCTGCCGTCCGCGCCGGCGCGCCGCGGGCGCCCGTCGTAGATCGGCAGTGGATCGCCGGTCAGTGGAGTCGTCGAGTCGAAGCTCAAGCCGTCACCATGGTTCGGAGGTGCTTGCGTCGAATCGGCCCCATGGATGGCTGAGAGCATCGGAGACAACTGGGGGCCCGCAGACGGTGTTGGCGCGGGAGGTGACAGGGGGTCCGACGTGGAGAACCGCGAGACCTCGGCGCACTACGAACGGCTCGCCGGCAGCTACGACCAGGCCTGGACCTACAGCGAGACATTCCTGGACTGGATGGCCGGCGAGATCGTCGGATCGCTCGAGCTGACCCGCGGCGACCGGATCGCCGACGTGGGATGTGGGACCGGACTGCACACTCGCCGCCTTCTCGGCCTGGTCCGGCCCACGGTGCCGATCCTGTGCGTCGACCCCTCCCCCGCGATGCTGCGCCAGCTTCCCGCGGACTCCGGCCTACGCCCCGTATGCGCGTCTGCCGAGCAGTTCGCAGCGGTCGACGGGCACGAACCCGATGCCGCGTTGCCCGGTTCCCTCGACGCGATCGTGGTCAAGGAGGCGGTCCATCACATCGCGGCAGCCGACCGCCCGCAGGTGATCGCCGGCCTGGCCGGACTCCTGGGCCCGGCCGGACGGCTGCTCGTCGTGATGCTGCCCAGGAAGATCACCTACCCGCTGTTCGGTGCGGCCCTGCGACGCTTCGAACAGCTCCAGCCCGACCCGGAGACCATCGCCGATCACATGTGGAGCGCCGGTCTGGCGGTCAGTGTCAGCTACCGCGAGCGCTCGGTCGAGATCCCGAAAGGCCGGTACCTGGGAATGGTCCGCGGCCGGCACATGTCGCTGCTGTCGACGTTCGACGACGACGCGCTCAGCGCAGGCGTGGCCGAGATCGACGCGGCGCACCCCGAGTCGTTGCTCTCGTTCCCGACCGGTTCGCGTTCGTCCTCGGCGCGCAGAGGTCGCCACCGAGTAGCCGGAGATCGACCGGCAACGGTGGGCTCCACAGGGGATGACAGTCGATGGCCTTCAGCCGGCCCCGTGCCCGGGCCGAGGGCCTGCTGGGCGAGGAGTCGCCCACCCGTCTTGGCGGCTCGTTTTGGGGTCCGCCAGGTCACGGAGGCCATGGTGCGCACCGGCCGGACGTTCGTCAGGGCCCGGGGTCCCTGACCGGCCCAGGGCGGCAGGCACAGGTCAGGGAGCGGGTATATCGGGGTGCGGGACGGGTAGGCGGTGGCGCAGACCACGGATGCCCCACCGTGGCAGAAAGAACCCCGAGGAGCGCGATCCCCGTGAGTAGCCTGCTGGCAAGCCTGCTGCGTGACTTCCCCGACGACGACCGCGAGCACATGCTCACCCTCATCCGCACCAACATCGCCGCGGATCTGAACGCGGTCGCCGCCGGCGCCACCCCCCGCCGGCAGGTCGACGTCGGAACCCGCCAGCGCCGGTCCCGCCGCGCCACCAGCGTCCTCTCACGTCCTGAATGAGGTGAAGCTCGCGGACCTCCTGTCATCCAAGGCGCCCCCGAGCGACATCGCAGACGCTTCCAGACCGAGGAGCGGTGGCCATCCACGTTCGCCTCGAAGCGCCGCCCGGTCCGCGTGGAAGGCGAACACCAACTCGGCTCGCTGCGCCGCTTCGGGCTCCCCCGCCGGCATCCCCGCGTCGAGCAGCGCGGCCAGCCGACCGAGTAGACGCTCGGCCTCCTCTGCCCTCCGGCGGCGCCGAGCCGCCGCCGTCCAGCGCCGCGCGGCGTCCTCCACTCGCGGCCGAACCGCCGCCGACGGACCGTGTAGACCGTCAGCGAGTAGGTCCGCGAACTCGTCCGCGAGGCGGTGGCTTCCCGGCTGTTCGGCGAGGTCCGCGAGGGCTCCCGCAGTCGCGAGAGCCCTCCCCCACATGGTCCACGGACCCTCCGCCGGTGCCGCACCCTTGAGCTGACTGACCCGCGACTTGGTGACCTGCAGCTGCCGCCCAACGGTGCCCAAGTCTTCCTCCGCCATCTGACGAACAGTCAACTGCTGCAGCAATGACAGGCGGGTCCGCAGCCCTCGGATGGCTTCCCACCTCGCCGTTGGTGGTACTGCAGCAAGCAGGCTGACGACCTCCTCAACTACCGTGTCCATGCGATGGTCAAGCGATGGCACAGCGGTCTACCTCCTCGTTTAGCGGAGCTACACGGTTGTTTAGTAGCGCTAAACGCTGGTTGAGCGCTGCTCCACAGTCCCCCGGGAGGCCCGTGACTTCCGAACTCCCGAACTCCGGTTCTCCGGAAGTCCGACCGACCGGCGGAGCTGCTCCTCGGTGTCGCCGCTCAACTCCCCTGACCGGGCAAGCAGCAGGTCAGCGGCGATCCGCAGCAGGGTGTTCGCGGTGATCCGCTCCGTCTTGTCCACGCGGGCCTTCTGTAGGCGGCGCGCCAGATCCTCGAGCTCGCGTACCTGCACCTCGCCCAACCGAGTCTCAACCCGCTCGAACAACAGGTAGCGAGCCTGCGTACGGCGGTCCGCTCCCCTGGGGGTGCGAACTCTGGAACTCCCGAAGTCTGGCTCTTCCGAACTTGCGGAGTCCCGGACTGCCGGAGAACCGGACACCGTAAGTTCGGCAGTCTTGGAGTCCGGGACCACCGCACTACGGGAACTCGGAACCTCCGGACCTGGGGACTCCGACAGTCCCGTAGTGCCGAACTCCGGATCTTCCGGAGTCCCCGAGTCCCGTGCTGCGGATGTTCCGAGCTTCGGGACTACCGAACTGTCGGACTCCGGGGCTTCCGGAGTTACGGATGCCGGCAGTCCCGTAGTGCGGGACTGCCGGACTGCGGGACTGCCGTGGTTCCGGACTACCGGACTACCGGACTCTGGTACTTCCGGGGTACGGGACTGCGGGATCACCGAAGTACGGGAGTCCGGCACTGCCGGAGAACCGGACTCTGGAACTTCCTTGGTAGGTGAGTGCCGGAGTGAGGGAGTACCGGACTGCCGGGCTACCGGAGCACCGGAGTCCGGGACCTCGGAAGTCCGTGACTCCGTGATGACTGGAGTACCGGAGCCCCCAAGCACCGAAGTGGGGGAGTTCGGAACCTCCGCGGCACCGGAGTCACGGTCTCCCGAACTACGGGACTCCGTGACTTCCGGGCTGCCGGAGTCTGGGATCTCGGAACTGCCGGAGTTCGGAGGTTCGACCGGCTGCGGCGGGGGAGGGGTGCTCACACCCACGTGCGGCCTTTCCACCGTCACGTTCAACGGCGACGGGCCGCCAGGACGTTGACGCTGCACCGGGCTCACGCTGCCCCCTCGACGATGATCTGCTTCGCCAGCTCCGTCCACAGCGTCGCCATCTCCGGTCCCCGTGCCGACCCGCAGATCTGCAACGGCAGCGCCGAGGAGGCCGCGTCCTTCGCCGCCGTCCACTCCGGGATGTGCGGCGTCCACACGTCACCCTCCAGCCGGTCGGCGAGCCCTTCGAGCTGGAAGGCGTGCTCGCCGACTCGGCGGGCTCGGTTGACGAGATAGGCGAGGACCCGAAGGTCCGGCTGACCCAGGTCCTGGGCATAGCCCTTCACGAAGTCGCGGACCCGCAGCGCGCCTTCGACCGAGTCGTATTCCGGTTCGACGACGACCAGAACCCTCTGCGAGGCGGCGAACGCCATCTGGGTCAGATGCCCCAGGGAGGGCTGGGCGTCGATCAAGGTGTAGTCGTACTCGTCGTCCACGCCCTGCAGGGCGCGCCGCAGCCGACCAACGGCACCGACCGTGCCCGCCTCGCTCACCCGGTTGTCCAGGTCGAACCGGGCCGGGAGGACCGACACCAGCTCGGTGTAAGGGGAGGGCCAGCCAGACGGCGCTATCGCCTGGGCGGCTACTCCTTCCTCGCCTGACCGGACAACCTCACTCGCGGTGAGCTGAGGCGCGTCGCGGTCGAAGGGGCGGGCGAGGCGCCGGGAGGCGTTCGCCTGCGGGTCCATGTCGACGACCAGCACTCGCTTGTCCAGTTCCGCCAGCGCCGCGGCGAGGTTCACCGTCGCTGTCGTCTTCCCCGCGCCGCCCTTGTGGTTGGCAATCGTGATCCGCATGCCGCCTCCTATGAAGTTCCGAAGTTCGGAAGTTCCTGCCTTCGGGAGTCCGGAACTACGGGACCTCTGGAGTTACGGACTCGGAGGGAACGGTAGCGAGTCGGCGGACAGCAGCGAAAACCGGCCTCGACCTGCGGCGCTCTCGTTCCTGCTCGACTACAAGACACGGTGACCCGCGCGATGCGAGCCCCGCTCGTCGATTCCTCCACGCCAGTGGGCTGGCGCGCGGGGGTCAGGGGCGATGCGCCCAGAACAGGGCGTGGCCGCTCGTGCCCTCGGGGACGAAGGTCTCGGTCTCGACGGTGAGTCCGGCCTGCGCGATCCATGATCGGTAGGTGGTGGCGTCGGTGTGGCTCCACCACATGGGGGTGCCGCTTCCGAGCCAGTCCTCGTCGGTGCCGGTCCATGTTTGCTGCCCTGTCGTCGCGAGCAGCCATCCTCCGGGTCGCAGCCAGGTGGCGATCCGGGTGAGCAGCCCCGGCTGTTCGGTGAGCGGCATGTGGATCAGTGCGTAGAGACAGACGATGGCGTCGAAGGACGCGGGCGGGAAGTCCACCACGGTGGCGTCGGCGTGGATGAAGGTCGCGTGGGAA
Encoded here:
- a CDS encoding DUF6232 family protein yields the protein MAIQSEFIKITVSERILWIGREAYPLNNIARVRAVDLGANRGSVISNFIRSVFLWGAIGAVIASLASAAGHESVATLVGFGVLAFLFYRFVQLLDLLARRFSILEVQTNGGVRARIVSKNSTETGNLLSSVTGAISNPAAEFQYTIENFHVGDRVMQIGDGNIGKVGQL
- a CDS encoding effector-associated domain EAD1-containing protein translates to MSRAEIQMLATVFGSATPARQLLVAAGVPAERIPPSGDDAASFWTTVSDLLRHGLLHGGRHRVLASAGDLFPGNPVFAAGRR
- a CDS encoding class I SAM-dependent methyltransferase, which produces MGALTAVGFLPAVPTVWVAEGLLGYLPAAAEEHLLRRIHQLSAVGSRLALDRFAALDRLASDTATLERLSRRSGVEARSLFNTEPRPHPAQWLYPNGWTVREDDDTEIAGRYDRDLTDPFTGQTTRPWLDTRFLTAELSRR
- a CDS encoding transposase gives rise to the protein MTPSSSSSPAPTATPAPPARHAPPRHAASVSSACAPENSTTPSAAARTEQATDTWKTRYALRAGIEGTINQALDVTGLRHARYRGLPKTRLQHAFAATAVNVIRLDAHGNPDQPAFTPRASRLTRLSQQRTTRTAN
- a CDS encoding ISAs1 family transposase, translated to MPSSPLAVVVDELAAQIPDRIGKPHLVTEGDQMALLEALAQVPDPRRRRGVRHSFAAILTIAVCAMLSGARSFAAIGEWAVDLPADARAGLGLTGRIPGPVTIWRVLVRVDRAALEAAIGAWIRARLDAVDTAGHQPPRRRRRVLAVDGKAMRATRHGAHPVHLPGVLDHARGVVLAQVDVDEKTNEIPLFSTVLDQIPDLTGVLITVDAMHSQTAHADYLHARGAHLLVTVKRNQPTVHTRLRTLPWKDVPVGHTTTGRGHGRIETRTLKAVTVPAGLGFPHAAQAIQITRTSRPITTNKGKRRRRRETVYAICTLPAHDALPAELATWIRGHCPSRTGCTGSATSPWVKISTRLVPAVDPRSWPLSATW
- a CDS encoding class I SAM-dependent methyltransferase; translation: MENRETSAHYERLAGSYDQAWTYSETFLDWMAGEIVGSLELTRGDRIADVGCGTGLHTRRLLGLVRPTVPILCVDPSPAMLRQLPADSGLRPVCASAEQFAAVDGHEPDAALPGSLDAIVVKEAVHHIAAADRPQVIAGLAGLLGPAGRLLVVMLPRKITYPLFGAALRRFEQLQPDPETIADHMWSAGLAVSVSYRERSVEIPKGRYLGMVRGRHMSLLSTFDDDALSAGVAEIDAAHPESLLSFPTGSRSSSARRGRHRVAGDRPATVGSTGDDSRWPSAGPVPGPRACWARSRPPVLAARFGVRQVTEAMVRTGRTFVRARGP
- a CDS encoding ParA family protein; translated protein: MRITIANHKGGAGKTTATVNLAAALAELDKRVLVVDMDPQANASRRLARPFDRDAPQLTASEVVRSGEEGVAAQAIAPSGWPSPYTELVSVLPARFDLDNRVSEAGTVGAVGRLRRALQGVDDEYDYTLIDAQPSLGHLTQMAFAASQRVLVVVEPEYDSVEGALRVRDFVKGYAQDLGQPDLRVLAYLVNRARRVGEHAFQLEGLADRLEGDVWTPHIPEWTAAKDAASSALPLQICGSARGPEMATLWTELAKQIIVEGAA
- a CDS encoding class I SAM-dependent methyltransferase; this encodes MTINDPKDVVRRGYDPVSRHYRGDDAQEGQYGPWITRLQQRVRSAATILDLGCGCGVPVAHALDKAGHAVTGVDLSEVQLHRARALVSHATFIHADATVVDFPPASFDAIVCLYALIHMPLTEQPGLLTRIATWLRPGGWLLATTGQQTWTGTDEDWLGSGTPMWWSHTDATTYRSWIAQAGLTVETETFVPEGTSGHALFWAHRP